In Collimonas arenae, a single genomic region encodes these proteins:
- a CDS encoding acetyl-CoA C-acetyltransferase yields the protein MTEAYIFDSVRTPRGKGKKDGCLHQVTPVNLLAQLLHALEQRNQLDTSQVDDVVLGCVTPVGEQGADIARTAVLYAGWDQSVAGVTQSRFCASGLESINLAAMKIMSGQEQLVVAGGVESMSRWAMGSDGGAWFMDPRVNQSTGFAPQGIGADLIATLENFSRSDVDNFALLSQKKAALARAEGRFAKSLIPVTDLNGLVILDHDEYIRAQTTIENLAALNPAFEQIGQMGFDATALRKYTTVEKINHVHHAGNSSGIVDGAALVLVGSKEMGEKLGLKPRARIVATAVTGSEPTIMLTGIAPAARKALAKAKMSAKDIDLFEINEAFAAVVMRAIRDLDLDPERVNVNGGSIAMGHPLGATGAMILGTALDELERSGKKTALISLCVGGGMGIATIIERV from the coding sequence ATGACTGAAGCATATATTTTCGATTCCGTACGGACCCCGCGCGGCAAAGGCAAGAAAGACGGCTGCCTGCACCAGGTGACCCCTGTCAATCTACTGGCGCAACTGCTGCACGCGCTGGAACAACGCAACCAGCTCGATACATCCCAGGTAGATGACGTGGTGCTTGGCTGCGTGACGCCGGTCGGCGAACAAGGCGCGGACATTGCGCGCACAGCAGTGCTGTATGCCGGCTGGGACCAGTCGGTGGCGGGCGTGACCCAATCCCGCTTTTGCGCTTCCGGACTGGAATCGATCAACCTGGCGGCGATGAAGATCATGTCCGGGCAGGAGCAGCTGGTGGTGGCGGGCGGCGTCGAGAGCATGTCGCGCTGGGCCATGGGTTCCGACGGCGGCGCCTGGTTCATGGACCCGCGGGTCAACCAAAGCACTGGTTTTGCGCCGCAAGGCATAGGCGCTGACCTGATCGCCACCCTGGAAAATTTTTCGCGCAGCGATGTCGACAACTTCGCCCTGCTATCCCAAAAGAAGGCTGCACTGGCGCGCGCCGAAGGCCGCTTCGCTAAATCACTGATCCCGGTGACCGACCTGAATGGACTGGTGATACTGGACCATGACGAATACATCCGCGCGCAAACCACGATAGAAAATCTGGCTGCGCTGAATCCGGCCTTTGAGCAGATCGGCCAGATGGGTTTCGATGCGACTGCGCTGCGCAAATATACGACCGTCGAAAAAATCAATCACGTGCACCACGCCGGCAATTCTTCCGGCATCGTCGACGGCGCCGCGCTGGTGCTGGTCGGCAGCAAAGAAATGGGTGAAAAGCTGGGATTGAAGCCACGCGCCCGGATCGTGGCGACGGCAGTCACGGGATCGGAACCGACCATCATGCTGACCGGGATCGCACCGGCGGCGCGCAAGGCGCTCGCCAAAGCCAAGATGTCGGCCAAGGATATCGATCTGTTTGAAATCAACGAGGCGTTCGCTGCAGTTGTCATGCGCGCCATCCGCGACCTGGATCTCGATCCGGAAAGGGTCAACGTCAATGGCGGTTCGATTGCGATGGGCCATCCGCTTGGCGCCACCGGCGCCATGATCCTCGGCACCGCGCTTGATGAGCTGGAGCGCAGCGGCAAGAAGACTGCGCTGATCTCGCTATGCGTCGGTGGCGGCATGGGTATTGCCACCATTATCGAGCGTGTTTGA
- a CDS encoding SCP2 sterol-binding domain-containing protein: protein MTVNDIIKLMPTALDSVAAGNMKSTIQFDISKPMYLLIDHGKCSAHEGMADASDVTLTMADDDLKAMLKGELNGAMAFMSGKLKLKGDMMLAQRIPSLFDASKIS from the coding sequence ATGACAGTCAACGACATCATAAAACTCATGCCGACAGCGCTGGATAGCGTCGCCGCAGGGAACATGAAAAGTACTATCCAGTTCGACATTTCAAAGCCGATGTACCTGTTGATCGATCACGGTAAGTGCAGCGCGCACGAAGGCATGGCCGATGCTTCCGACGTCACGTTGACGATGGCGGATGACGACCTGAAGGCAATGCTGAAAGGCGAACTCAACGGCGCCATGGCATTCATGAGCGGCAAGCTGAAACTGAAGGGCGACATGATGCTGGCGCAGCGGATTCCTTCGTTGTTTGACGCCAGCAAGATTTCCTGA
- a CDS encoding 3-hydroxyacyl-CoA dehydrogenase NAD-binding domain-containing protein has translation MSVNFQKDSDNVATLTLDMPGRSMNVLNEALTAPFMEAITRIEADPTITGVIITSGKADFVAGADIEKLYQITEAQAAFDLVQEFKGFMRRLELCGRPVVAALNGTALGGGLELALACHHRIAIDNPKAKFGLPEVKLGLLPGGGGTQRLPRMIGIQSALQLILEGKELRAEEALQQGIIQELASDKEDMLAKAKAWCLANPKTKQPWDDKKFRWPGGDSRSPGNGQLWAIAPSMASAKTHGNYPAATNILSCVFEGGIVDFDTACEIESRYFVNCALSPVAKNMIGTLWFQLNAINKGKSRPEGFASSKVSKVGILGAGMMGAGIAYASAKACIEVVLLDNSMETAENGKNYSSKLLDKAIRRKQQTEAGKTAFLARIHPTVDFNDMAGCDLIIEAVFEDREIKAAVTKKTEAVLSADAVFASNTSTLPITGLAQASVRPANFIGLHFFSPVDKMPLVEIIVGEHTSQQTLARGFDYVQQIKKTPIVVNDSRGFYTSRVFGTYVMEGMKLLMEGQHPRSIEMAGLQAGMPVGPLAVHDEVSLSLSLHILQQTRKDFAATGKPFAGHPADAGLEKMVTQLDRKGKKAGKGFYDYPENDSKHLWPGLLEAFPLAEKQLPQKDLIERMMFVQANEAAKCYEENVVMTVADTNIGSIFGWGFAPFQGGALQYINAYGLVNFVKRAEQLAEQFGSYFAPAAILVKMAEHGKRFE, from the coding sequence ATGAGCGTAAATTTTCAAAAAGACAGCGACAACGTCGCCACCCTCACCCTGGACATGCCCGGCCGTTCGATGAACGTGCTGAACGAGGCGCTGACTGCGCCATTCATGGAAGCGATTACCCGAATCGAAGCGGATCCGACGATTACCGGCGTCATCATCACCTCCGGCAAGGCGGATTTCGTTGCCGGCGCCGATATCGAAAAGCTGTACCAGATCACTGAAGCACAAGCGGCTTTCGATCTGGTGCAAGAATTCAAGGGATTCATGCGGCGCCTGGAGTTATGCGGACGTCCGGTGGTGGCCGCGCTCAACGGCACTGCGCTGGGCGGCGGCCTGGAACTGGCGCTGGCTTGCCATCACCGTATCGCCATCGACAATCCGAAAGCCAAGTTCGGCCTGCCGGAAGTGAAGCTCGGCTTGCTGCCGGGCGGCGGCGGCACGCAGCGTTTGCCGCGCATGATCGGCATCCAGAGCGCCCTGCAGCTGATCCTTGAAGGCAAGGAGCTGCGTGCGGAGGAAGCGCTGCAGCAAGGCATCATCCAGGAACTCGCAAGCGACAAGGAAGACATGCTGGCGAAAGCCAAGGCCTGGTGCCTGGCCAACCCCAAAACCAAGCAGCCTTGGGACGACAAGAAATTCCGCTGGCCCGGCGGCGATTCACGCAGCCCGGGCAATGGCCAGTTATGGGCAATCGCGCCATCGATGGCCAGCGCCAAAACCCATGGCAATTATCCGGCCGCCACCAACATCCTGAGCTGCGTATTCGAGGGCGGGATCGTCGATTTCGATACTGCCTGCGAAATCGAATCGCGCTACTTCGTCAATTGCGCCTTGTCGCCGGTCGCCAAGAATATGATCGGCACCCTGTGGTTCCAGCTCAACGCCATCAACAAGGGCAAGTCGCGCCCGGAAGGCTTTGCGTCATCCAAAGTCAGCAAGGTCGGCATCCTGGGAGCAGGCATGATGGGCGCAGGGATTGCCTACGCCTCGGCGAAAGCCTGCATCGAAGTGGTACTGCTGGATAACAGTATGGAAACTGCGGAGAATGGCAAGAACTACTCCAGCAAACTGCTGGACAAGGCGATTCGGCGCAAACAGCAGACCGAAGCCGGCAAGACCGCCTTCCTCGCACGCATCCATCCGACTGTAGATTTCAACGACATGGCGGGTTGCGATCTGATTATCGAAGCGGTCTTTGAAGACCGCGAGATCAAGGCCGCGGTGACCAAAAAGACGGAGGCAGTGCTCAGCGCCGATGCCGTCTTCGCCTCGAACACCTCGACGCTGCCGATCACCGGTCTGGCGCAAGCCAGCGTACGTCCGGCCAATTTCATCGGTTTGCATTTCTTTTCGCCGGTGGACAAGATGCCGTTGGTTGAAATCATTGTCGGCGAACATACCAGCCAGCAAACGCTGGCACGCGGCTTCGACTATGTGCAGCAAATCAAGAAGACGCCGATAGTAGTCAATGATTCGCGCGGCTTTTACACTTCGCGCGTCTTTGGCACGTATGTGATGGAAGGCATGAAGTTATTGATGGAGGGCCAGCATCCGCGCTCTATTGAAATGGCTGGTTTGCAGGCCGGCATGCCGGTCGGACCACTGGCGGTACACGATGAAGTCAGCTTGTCCTTGTCGCTGCATATCCTGCAACAGACGCGCAAGGATTTCGCTGCGACAGGCAAGCCTTTTGCCGGGCATCCGGCCGACGCGGGACTGGAAAAAATGGTGACCCAACTGGACCGCAAGGGCAAGAAAGCCGGCAAAGGTTTCTATGATTATCCGGAAAATGACAGCAAGCACCTGTGGCCAGGTTTGCTGGAAGCCTTCCCACTAGCGGAAAAGCAATTGCCGCAAAAGGATCTGATCGAACGGATGATGTTTGTGCAGGCGAACGAAGCCGCCAAATGCTACGAAGAGAACGTGGTGATGACGGTTGCGGACACCAATATCGGCAGCATTTTCGGTTGGGGTTTTGCGCCGTTCCAGGGCGGTGCGCTGCAATACATCAATGCCTATGGCCTGGTCAATTTCGTCAAACGTGCGGAACAGCTGGCTGAGCAGTTCGGCAGCTATTTTGCACCGGCGGCAATACTGGTGAAGATGGCGGAGCACGGCAAACGCTTCGAATGA
- a CDS encoding AMP-binding protein, translating into MNEQKNSVQMMLQWAAAKPNASWLFQPILGQWKTTTWAQGSDQVRRMAATLKAMNWAPGSRIGISGRNTAHWIMADLAITMAGHVSVGLYPKQASATTRYILEHSEAKAVFLGPMPDADDFMAAIPSSVCTISFPYQEAPVGQLKWDELVAATAPMALEAYQAPPPEALMTLIYTSGTTGNPKGVMLSYGNVLFAVYSIMNLVPSLGQECYFSYMPLAHAFERFAIALPSCYNGGEVHFLENVDKMGEQLAQVAPTRFFGVPLVYGRIQTAILHKMPQHKLDRLMAIPLLRTIIRRKIRVAVGLQHVRFCLSGAAPIPAALLDWYKRNLGLVVLQGYAPTEASVYSSACLPDQNRIGSVGKPPQNAGFKLSDDGEILFKHPGLMMGYYKDPESTRAAFTEDGYLRTGDKGRVDEDGYLYITGRIKDIFKTAKGKYVAPAPIECLLARDTDLENLLFIGSGMNQPVMAVTLTAAARGKPRAEVEQGLIAEMAAVNTTLEPHEKIAKCVVLKDAWNIENGLMTPTMKVKRNEVEKRYAGLMERELQIRSAVGWE; encoded by the coding sequence GTGAACGAACAAAAGAATTCGGTGCAAATGATGTTGCAATGGGCGGCTGCAAAACCCAACGCATCCTGGCTGTTTCAACCGATTCTTGGGCAGTGGAAAACCACAACCTGGGCACAAGGCAGCGATCAGGTCAGGCGCATGGCGGCAACGCTGAAAGCCATGAACTGGGCACCCGGCAGCCGCATCGGCATCTCTGGCCGGAATACCGCGCACTGGATCATGGCGGACCTGGCGATTACCATGGCCGGTCACGTCAGTGTCGGCTTGTATCCGAAGCAGGCATCTGCCACCACCCGTTATATCCTCGAGCATAGCGAAGCCAAGGCGGTGTTTCTAGGGCCGATGCCTGATGCAGACGATTTTATGGCCGCGATTCCGTCTTCGGTCTGCACCATTTCTTTTCCCTATCAGGAAGCGCCGGTGGGGCAACTCAAGTGGGATGAACTGGTTGCGGCCACTGCGCCCATGGCGTTGGAAGCCTATCAGGCGCCGCCGCCAGAGGCGCTAATGACTCTGATCTATACCTCGGGCACCACCGGCAATCCGAAAGGCGTGATGCTGAGTTACGGCAATGTGCTGTTTGCTGTCTACAGCATCATGAACCTGGTGCCGTCCCTGGGCCAGGAATGCTACTTCTCCTATATGCCGCTGGCTCATGCATTCGAACGTTTTGCGATCGCGTTACCGAGTTGCTATAACGGTGGCGAAGTGCATTTTCTTGAGAATGTCGACAAGATGGGTGAGCAGTTGGCGCAGGTCGCGCCGACTCGCTTCTTCGGCGTGCCGCTGGTATATGGCCGGATCCAGACCGCCATCCTGCACAAGATGCCGCAGCATAAACTTGACCGCTTGATGGCAATCCCCTTGCTGCGTACGATAATCCGGCGCAAAATCCGGGTCGCCGTCGGTTTGCAGCATGTCCGCTTCTGCCTGTCGGGAGCTGCCCCGATACCGGCCGCGCTGCTGGACTGGTACAAACGCAACCTGGGTTTGGTCGTATTGCAAGGCTATGCGCCGACCGAAGCCTCGGTCTATTCCAGCGCTTGCCTGCCGGACCAGAACCGTATCGGTTCCGTCGGCAAACCGCCACAGAACGCCGGCTTCAAGTTATCCGACGACGGTGAAATCCTGTTCAAGCATCCGGGCTTGATGATGGGTTATTACAAGGATCCGGAAAGCACCCGGGCGGCGTTTACCGAGGATGGTTATCTCCGTACTGGCGACAAGGGTAGGGTGGACGAAGACGGTTATCTGTATATCACCGGCCGGATCAAGGATATTTTTAAAACCGCCAAGGGAAAATATGTCGCGCCAGCACCCATCGAATGTTTGCTGGCCCGTGATACGGATCTGGAAAACCTGCTGTTCATTGGCAGCGGCATGAATCAGCCAGTGATGGCGGTGACCTTGACCGCTGCGGCGCGCGGCAAGCCGCGCGCCGAAGTGGAACAGGGTTTGATCGCCGAGATGGCTGCGGTCAATACGACGCTGGAACCACACGAAAAGATCGCCAAGTGCGTCGTGTTGAAAGATGCATGGAACATAGAAAACGGCTTGATGACGCCGACCATGAAAGTCAAACGGAACGAGGTGGAGAAGCGCTACGCCGGACTGATGGAGCGGGAACTGCAGATACGCAGTGCGGTCGGATGGGAATGA